The genomic stretch TACTTTTACTATGGATTTTGGGTGTACATTacctaaaaaagacaaaatataaaatgtgcttAAAATTTTGACATGATGTAGAATTTGCTCACTCTTCATTCCCAGGGCTTAAAGCAGTgtctggccaaaaaaaaaaaaaaaaaaaattgtagaattAAAGGCAAATAGTTTCAAAACAGATATAATCGCCTTGCTGATCTTACAtttagctcatttttttaaagatttttttatttatttattcgacagagagagagacagccagcgagagagggaacacaagcagggggagtgggagaggaagaagcaggctcatagcggaggagccccatgtggggctcgatcccacaacgccgggatcacgccctgagccgaaggcagacgcctaactgctgtgccacccaggcgcccctcatatttTTTGATCAAGAGTAATAAAAGTATCTGTGATTGTAAAAGCTTACACTTTGGCTCCTAACCTCTCGACATTTGCtgtctgaaaaaagaaaaaagccagatTCCTTTCatgtagaaaaaaatgagagcaaaGTAGATACTTGGTGGGTTGAGAAGGTAAGAATCACACTGAAATCTGGACTGTCCCTTGACTTTCGGCACCTAACTATTTCGCACAATCTACCCTATTTAGATTATTTCTGTGACCACCTGTAACTCCAGCCTTGTTCTACAAAATGACAATACCCGACTGACCGCCGAGGACTTCAGGCTGAAGTAGGTGAAAAGAACGTAATTAACTATAATAAGGGTAAATACCACAGTTGGAGTAAAAAACAGaacttttgctttaaaaaccAACATGTTTTTATGAAGTCAGACTAAATCACTGAAGAAATTAACTGTGCCCTTATAGAAAGAGCTATCATATGAATTTTGAACGTGTTGATTCAACGACGAAGCACATTGGATGATAAAAATTCTGGAGAAACAACTCCTCCGAGATAATCGTCCTAGATCACTAGGTATTCCAAAGGGTGTCATCTCTTTGCCGATGCACTAAGCTTTAGAAGCACGGATGGAAAATCCCGTCGTGCAATATACCAGACGTGGAAGAAAGTTATGCTTTGCACCTGCCCACGGTCACAGTTCTCAAGCTTTTTACTCGCCTTTCAGGTACGGAAATGAGCTCGCTCTATACCAGAGCGTAGAGGCCGACATCAATGGTCTTCACAGGGTTATGGATGAGCTGACCCTTTGTACAGCTGACCTGGAGATACAGTTTGAAACCCTCAGCGAGGAATTGGCGTACCTCAAGAAAAATCACGAGGAGGTAAGGGACCCCACAGCGTGGCTTCGGAGAGTACCCGATTTCGTTGCTCCGGCCCACGGTTCACGTCGGAGCAGAGTGGGAAGATATGTCAAACGTCTACCTGGAGGGTTCATAGGGATCCCTTTTCTAGGAGATGAAAGTCCTGCAGTGTGCAGCAGGGGGGGACGTGAACGTGGAGGTGAACGCAGCCCCAGGCGTGGACCTCAGGGTCCTGCTGAACAACATGCGGGCCGAGCACGAGGACTTGGCCGAGCAGAACCGCAGGGATGTGGAGGTCTGGTTCAACGAGAAGGTACGTCTGTGGCAAAGCGCACACCCAGGGCTTGGTGGGCAGACCACCGAGCGGGTCGCTGACCTTGCTGATGATCCGCGACAGAGCGCCCCCCTGCAGCAGCAGATCTCTGACGACGCAGGAGCGGCCGCCACAGCCAGGAGCGAGCTGACGGAGCTGAAACGCAGTCTGCAAACCCTGGAAATAGAACTGCAGTCCGTCGTGGCCGTGGTTCGTAGGAGTCACCGCTGATTtgaatgtgtgtgcgtgtgtgtgtgtgtgtgtgtaggtgaaTGCACCTCTGAGTATatataactaaaatataaaatgtggtaaataataaaaacactgtCCGTAAAAACATTACTTCTGACTCACCAATCCCAGTACTGAAAAATCAAACTTTTCccactggagagagaaaaaaattttttaaagaaacctggCTTATGCTGATTTTCAATCGAAAAGATTTAGACCTTGTACAAATGCCTCTTTCCACCTTGAGTATGTTTCCAATATGAACGTGCTGTTTATCTGTTACCCACATGCAAGCcttgctttattcttctttcagaAACATTCCTATGAGTGCTCCCTGGCCGAGACGGAAGGCAATTACTGCTTCCAGCTCCAGCAAATCCAGGACCAGATTGGGGCAATGGAGGAAGAACTACAACAGATTCGCACGGAAACAGAAGGCCAGAAGCTGGAGTACGAACAGCTTCtagatatcaaaatatttttagagaaagaaatagaaacgtATCACAAACTAATAGATGGAGAAGAAAGGTAAATACtaacttgtgaaaaaaaaatcatctcccaTCAACCAGGTTTTCTCGGTATCCACGTATACCAGTATCATATTCTAGAATTTCCTACTCTAAGAATCACAATCATCTGTGGTCTCAGGAATTTATTATCGCATCCAGGTGAAATGAAAACGGGCAGCCAAATCAAATGTCCGAGTATGGAAGTGTGTGTATCTATAACATATCGGACATTCAAATACCGAATGTTAAACAATTCCTGCAAttcgggtgggggcggggaattGCGTTCTGTGATTTAATGTTGCAGCACAATTCCTACAACAACACGCTCTATTTTGTTAGTACTTCCTAGTGACCACGCGTGCACCCTGTATTACCTGGGTTATTACGTTTTCATTTGAAAGATAACGGCTTCCTTGGAGAAGTCGCCATAGCTTGTCAGCCAAGAGCAACAGCCCTGGAATTGTAACTCTGAGCGCAGATCACACCACTGGGTGAATGTGAACGCATGGTTTAACCTCCTTAAATCCCATTTTTCTTACTGGTAAGATTGTGATAACAGCAAAACCACACTCTTTACCCTTGACCATAGTGCCTCGCTACAGAGGTAGAGGAGGGCTCAGGAGAGTGGCTTGCACACAGAAGGTACCCGGTAATCAGCGGCTGTTACGAAATGTTTGCCCGTGGTCACACCAGGAGTCCGCACCATCGCATGCATCTTCCAAGGCTAGTGTCAGCCCTCTACAGTCCACTCTCATAGGAACTCAACAGTGATGTTCCCTCCTTCGAACAAAGCGCTCATGGCAGCATTCATAATTCCCTTCTTTCACTACACCTTTCAAGCTGTGTTCCAGCTACATTTTTACATGCATATACTTTATTCTCCATGGTGTAAACTGCTTGCTTCATCACTGCATATTTGCTGCAGCACCTAGCCCAGCACCTTCTGGATCACGGCACTCTGAACTTGTGCATTGGCCAGGTGATTGACTGGAAGGTCAGTCAGAAACTGGACTCCCCAGATCGCGAGACAAAAGAGACAATAGCTGGTCGCAAGGGAATTTCTGAGCATAAACCTTTAATCTCTCCTTCACGATACTGAGGTCATGGAAAGCTTACTTCTATATCTCTTAAACATCAGAGGAATTTAATCTTGTGGAAACTAGAACTCTCAAACTTTTATTCCCAACtcatagttatttctttttttttttttaagattttatttatttattcgacagacagagagacagccagtgagagagggaacacaagcagggggagtgggagaggaagaagcaggctcccaaccgaggagcccgatgtggggctcgatcccagaactccgggatcacgccctgagtctgcttaacgactgagccacccaggcgccccccaactcaTAGTTATTTCTGACCTTCCTTCTGaatgggggaggaaaaaaagcaacaatTTACTCTTCTCTTCACAGAAAAAGCAAGTCCACATGTTACAAATTCAAAGGACGTGGGCCCATACACTCCGAAAATCAAGTCAAAGGTACAGCAGGGTTTTTTTACTTGGCATAAATCTTTTCAACTCAAGCAATTTTATGAAACCAGTCACTTATTTGTAAACTAAATCAAATTGTTCTAAGGTTAATTCTAGTGAATGAAGAAATCAGGGGTCATTATGGCagctttttaatgtattttatattcctGTAGAACAGACGTGGTCAAACTGTGAAATTTCCGAAATGGGGACTCAATGCCCACACATTTTCTTACCTAGAACCTGTTATTTTCCCAGTTCCAATGCTTTGATGGAAGAGCTACTGCATTTTAAACCACAAAGATAGGGCAAGTTGGCATTTAAAAGAAGACATTACTTGCTCCAGGCCAGTACCTGCCTGCTACTTAGGTTGTTCTAATCTATGTTTTACTTACACCTTCAAACACCCATTGTTCTAAAAACAATGGTAAGTATAAGATCGTTCTGGGCCTTGCTAAGCGTGGTCTTCAAACACAGTGTTATAGCTCAGTGTACTGCAAACCTGCAACCCTGTTTTTCAGAAGCATACTGTTAGGACTGAGTACCTTTGAGCCTGTTAAGAATGAGTACTAAAtttgcattgattttattttagacTCAAAAGAAGAAATTGTTGTCAAAACAGTGGTTGAGGAACTAGATCAACTTGGTAATGTCCTTTCACTGAGGGTCCACTCAGTTGAAGAAAAGTCCTCCAGAATAAGCAACATTACAATGGAGCAACGAGTACCTTCCAAAGCACCGTAGTGAGAAAAcaagttattgaaaaaaaaaaagcctgccttAGCAAAATCCCATTGGCCAAATAACCCAAGGAAatcattcatttctgtttttaaaaatgcaagggctagaatttgtttccttctcttctttttctcatgttCTTTCCATGTGTTTCTTCTCAGGAATAGGAAAAATCTTGCTCTGTCTCATTGTTTTGCTTCTATTTCAGGGGACTTTTTGgccattcattaaaaatttttctgttgCAAAAATTTTTCTGTTGCAAAAATTTTTCTGTTGCAAAAATTTTTCTGTTAATGAATCTGGTGCTTTTGAATTTCTACAGTTGATGCCAGTGTGACAGTACTAAGGAAAGGCTGGTAAAACAAGGTGCCTCACACAGTCACATTTACTTCAATTCATGGTAAGATAAGTTGGAAAGAACACAGGACCTCCTCTCTGGCCCCAAATCTGTCCCCAGTCAACCATGTAAATGAGGAGATCTCCTTGGCTTTGGGCTTCTGTGGATGGAACAGTATCCCCCTCGATCACTACGATTTGTTCACCCTCCTAATGGCGAGCCCGCGTGGGTGATCAGTTCGTGTGAGTTTGCTGAATCTGACTCTGGAGAGCTGTTTTTCCGTTTTGCAGTACATTCATCTCTCTGTTCTACCACACTGGAGAAAGCCCATTGGTTCAGAATGGTGGAAGAatcctcaacaacaacaacaaaaatacatgaTCAAGGAACTGATTGACCCCGTAGAATCCAGGAGAGATTCAGGACTTAGAAGAACCAAGTATGATGGTGAACCAGGCTAAGGGATGAAGTTGAGGGCAGGGTGATTGACAGACGAATTTACCACGACACTAATGATGCATAAGCTGCAGGGGCCTCATTAACACAGGAAGGGCCCTAGCATTATGTTTGCATAGctatttttggaaaacttttgCAAAACTAAGATAAGTTTAGCACCATCGGTTAAGTCTGCTCTTTCCACTCCAATTTCTCCTCCATCACTCTTCCCTCATTTGGGGGTGATCTATCACATCTAAGATGGACTGAACTCCCATTTTTTTATCCAAATGTAACATTTGAGGGAGAGCAAAGGATGCTATTCACCAGGCGTATTAGCAGACATGAGCTGACCTATTGTAGGCATATGGTTATAAAGTCACCCTAAGTCAAGAGGAAGTTGAGAGGAGTGTAGTGGGATATATTAATGAGGTTCTCATCATTTCCAGGGGAAGCTTCTAGGAATGTTCCCACTGCCCACTGTGCCCACGCAGTATCATATCACATCATAACGGTAGAAGGCTGCAAGTTGTGATACGAACAAATCCTATAACACGCAGCACCAGAAAGATGTAGAGAACAGAAGAGATACAAGTTATGAAGTGTGTGGAACCAGAAGCTAGGCTAGGGAAAATCTTTTAAGTCATCAGATGTGTGAAATTGTAGAGAGTTCATTTTCACCGATGCCTATGAAAGATAAAAACCTCCTCTTGTCAGGAATATAATAGGTAATGCAACATATTTGTTATGTTTAGTACTACTTCATGCTCTTTATACAcaagaatttttataaattttatttgtgtgCAATTCCTATAAAAAATCTTCACATACGACAAGTCCACGGCTATGAAAATTGCATTCCTCTGGGAGTGAGCACAAGGCATATGGCTCTTTGTGACTCATTTTAATGCCCTCTCTAGAACAGCCACCCAGAGAAAAAGCTCCACAACTATGTGGACGAGCTGATTCATCTTGTGGAGGTCAACGagcttccctcttccccacttcAATGCGGCACAATGAGCCCATTGTCAAAGTGGCCATTGTGACAGATACGAAGTCTGTACTTCAGATTCCATCTCCCTAAGGCTGGTCGAGCTACTGACCTGTCATCagcagatgtagaaactgagccCTTGCAATGGTACCActttttcagaaggaaaactaACCGCATGCTCTCCAGATGACTCTACTGAACCCCTTTATCCTGGAGGGAAGAGCAAACTTTCCTTAACAGAAGtaacatttatttcattcaaaTGTGGGTTTGCCTTTCAATTCCTATAGTACCGCTGCCAGCACTACCATCTGAGGACCAAACACTGAATAAGCTTCAGGCCCTCAAAATAGCCTCTGGATCTACCCAACAATTGGTTTAAAgtcagaatatagaaaataaacctTTTCTGACTTCCAGAAGGATAAAACAGAGACAATTGGAGTCAGGCAATATCTGAAGCGATAAAGAGCTGAAATGTTTCCAGAACTGATGAAAGACACCAGTTAATTAAAGACTTCTTTAATTAAAGACATTGAAATGCGCATGGATCAGATCATAGTAAAgctgaagacaaaataaaaagatccACATATGGATAAATCATAGTGAAACCACAAAACAATAAAGATAATAGAATATCCTTAAAATACAAATGGGGGGAAATTATTACCTTCAGAGTGGCAACAAGAATGAACACCAACTTCTCAACAGCAACAATGGAATCCAAAAGACAGTGGAAGGATATCTTCGCTGTGCCGGGAGGAACcctaaatggccaataaatgtaTGAAAGTGTTCAGTCTCACTAGcaatcagagaaatagaaactgaaaCCATAGGAGACACCATTACACAACTCCCAGCTTggcaaaacttttaaaacatttggcACCATTTACCCATCTTACTGTTGAATTGCTTCCAGTTTGGAAGTAGTATGAACAACACTAGTAGAAACATTCTGTACGTGGCACGTACTAGTGTGCATGAGTTTCTCTAGAACACAACCCACGTATATGCTATCTACAAAAGATTCACGTCAAACATTAAATACAGGTAGAccaaaagtaaaaggatggaaaaagatacatcATACAAACATTAAtccacaaaaattatttttaatttgtaaaatctGTGGTGAGATGGATGTTCTcaacttactgtggtgatcattttataatacatacatacatggaaTCCtcatgttatacacctgaaactaatacaatgttatatgtcaattatatctccatttttttaaaaaaataaattttaatttgcttttaataaatCAGGAGTGGTTGTATTATTATCAAAGtaatcctaaatatataaaacaagaaatcttccaaacacatgaagcaaaaacGAATAGGGTGGAAAGAAGTCATAGACAAATCCGTAAGAATGCATATTGcatgattgcatttatataacGTTTGTGAAATAAAACAGTTACAGGGATGGAGAACAGATTCATGGTTGCCAGGGCTTAGGGATTGGGAGGGAGGAGTGGGTGTGGCTGTAAAGGGGTTGGCATGAGAGAGTCTTATGAAAATGGTACCGTTAGGTatcttgatggtggtggtggttgcatgAAGCCACACATGTGATGAAACTGCATAGagctacacacacatgcacaggcatgcacacacaccaatAAATGCCTGCATCACTGGCAAAATCTGAATAAACGCTGCGGATTGTGTGAATGCCAGTTTCCTGGATTTGATACTGTTCTACGGTTATATAAGATGTTACCATTCGGGGGCCTGGGCAAAGGGTACACAGGACCTCCCTGAACATTTCTTTGCACACTTTTgcacttttctgtaaatctataattatttcaaaataattttttaattatagaagaAGAATCTTTGTAACTTTGGTTTAGGCATAGATTCATTTGATGGGACACCCAAAGCatgatttgaaagaaaaatactcatttggacttcatcaaaattaaacacgtgtgctctttgaaagacactaagaaaatgaaaagacaagacacagatTATCAGAAAATGCCTGCAAATTACCTACCTGATAAAGTACtatatctagaaaatataaagaatccTCACAACTCAATAGTAAGAATGCAAACCTAATacataaatgggcaaaagaactgAATGGATGACTCACCAAAGAAAAGATGTGGATGGCAAAtcagcacaagaaaagatgctcaacattatgagtcattaaggaaatgaaaatttaggggcgcctgggtggcacagcggttaagcgtctgccttcagctcagggcgtgatcccggcgttatgggatcgagccccacatcaggctcctccactgggagcctgcttcttcctcttgcactccccctgcttgtgttccctctcttgctggctgtctctatctctgtcaaataaataaataaaatctttaaaaaaaaaaaaaaaaaaaggcagagcgcctgggtggcacagcggttaagcgcctgccttcagctcagggtgtgatcccggcgttctgggatcgagccccacatcaggctcttctgctgtgagcctgcttcttcctctcccactccccctgcttgtgttccctctctcactggctgtctctatctctgtcgaataaataaataaaatctttaaaaaaaaaaaaaaggaaatgaaaatttaaaccaCAGCAAGATAGCACCACACATCTAGAAtgcacaaaaaatattttttaaattggcaatACCAAGGGCTGGAAAGGGTAAGGAGCAACTAGGACTCTCACTCCTTGTtgatgaaaatgcaaaatggtacaaccactttggaaaacagtttgccaGGTTCTTACAACATTAAACATCCATCTACATATATGACCTCTCTCTATATATCCCACTCCCTGatagtaaataaaatcaaacttacattcacataaaaacctgtatttgaatatttatagTGGCTTTATTCCTATTCATCAAAAACCGgaaacaggggcccctgggtggcacagcggttaagcgtctgccttcggctcagggcgtgatcccggcgttatgggatcgagccccacatcaggctcttccgctatgagcctgcttcttcctctcccactccccctgcttgtgttccctctctcgctggctgtctctatcctgtcgaataaataaataaaatcttttaaaaaaaaaaaaaaacggaaacaACTCACATCCTTCCACTAGTGAGTGGATACGCAAACTGCGGCAcatcaaaaaaatggaaaactgcCCAATAAAAACGAACAAACTTTAAATATACTCAACAGCATGAATGCATTCAACTGCATTATGCTAAGCGgagaaggcagacacaaagaaTACGTACTGtctaattccatttatatgacattctggagtAAAACTGTGGGCATAGGAAAGCAATCTGTGTTTGCCTAGAGCTGGGGCTGTGGGCAGAGATTGACTACAATGGGATACAGAGGCATTTGGGAGGGGGTGGTTAGGGAACTGCcctatatcttgattgtggtagtgGTTACATGACCACATGTTTGTCAAACTTAGGCTAAAAAGGATGAATTGTATTATGTGTACATTAAACCTCAATAAATCTGACTAAAAAGAActggcaaaaaaattttaaggaatctATCCTAAAGAAAAACGTGAATATGTGTGGCATTATCAATAACAGCAATAAAGCTGGAAACGATCTGAAGGTCTTTAATAAGCTAGTAGTTAAACAAATTACTTAATATTGGGTTTGGCTCCGAGTAACAGCCACAGAATAACAGGACTTCACACAGTTAGaagtttgttcatttctttcacaCCTAAAACTCCAGAGGTAGAGACTCAGGGCTcggatgacagctctgaactagAACGCCATCAGAGACCCAGGCTGTTCTCAGCTTCCTACTCTACGTAGCTAGGAGGTGGCCCTGGCTCATGGTCCAAGATGAAGCTCCAACCATCAGACTCAGCCATCGCACCCGTGTCAGCAGGATGAAGGCAGGTGAGAAGATGGGACAAAGACTAGAGTCAGCTTCTTCTTTGATAAAGTCCCTAGAACATGCCACATAGTCTCCTGCTTACATCACATGGGCTAGCTTAATCACATAGCCACAGGAAGCTGCAAAGGATGCTGGAGAAACTAGTCTTTATTGGGGGCAGCCATTGTCCAGGTAAAAAGTGGGGGTCAACCAAGTTTCTGCCACACCAGGCACCTATTCGGGCTCTAAGGCATATTATGTAAGGTGAACAAAGCAAGTTACAGAACAGCGCATATAACACCGATGATTCACATGCGGCATTTGTGTATTTACATGCTACGGATGTGTGCAAATGAATAGAAGACCATTTGGAAGGGTGCAAACATCTGGAAGGGTAACCTAGTCacctggggggggagggaggacaaaGTGAGGAAGGACTTTAACATTTTACTCTATAGTCTTAGATCCTGCTAGATTTGTTTACATCGAGAGTGTTTTCATGCAGGTGGTGcttgccagggactgggaggTAGGAATATGGGAGAGgatggtaaaagggtacaaactttcagtaataagatgagtaagttctgaggatctaacaTGTAGCATGGTGACTAAAGTTAGTTAGTATTGCATACtcgaaatttgctgagagtagatcttaccagttctctctctctctctctctctctctctctctcacacacacacacgaaggtaACTGTGTGAAGTAGTGAATGTGGAAATTAACTTGATTGTGagaatcatttcacagtgtatgcATATATCAAATCGTCACATTGTATGATACAAGTTTCTTTGTccattatgcctcaataaagctggagaaaataAACACTGGGGTGAAGAGAATAGAATGTAGCAAAATCTATCATAATCACTACacaaagggacgcctgggtggcacagcggttaagcgtctgccttcggctcagggcgtgatcccggcgatctgggattgagccccacatcaggctcctctgctatgagccagcctgcttcttcctctcccactccccctgcttgtgttccctctctcgctggctgtctctgtctctgtcaaataaataaataaaaatcttaaaaaaaaaaaaaatcactacgcAAATATCAATTGCATTTCTTATGTAGTAAAATTTACCTAGAAAATGTGATTTCTAAAAGATATCTTTAACAGCAATATTAGATAAATAACTGGAAGTTATTCTAAAAAACGATATGAAAGTACATACAGAAGAATAACTTTTTACTGAAGAACATTAAGGAAGACCTCGATAAATGGAAATGATATTCAATGTTTTGGCTAGACAAACACAATATCATAGGGATGTCAATTTTCCTCAATCTCTTTATAGGTTTAAGGCAATCTTAGGATCTTATTGTATAtaaaaagctgattttaaaatttatatgaaagaggAGTGGAGAAAGAATATTTGACTTGATGGCGTGGAGTTGACGGAGTTCTTGCCTTACCAAGTATCATGTTATATTGGGGAGCAACTGTGACTAAAATGTCATGGTTCTGGCACAGATAGAAAAACAATACTGATTGAACCCACCTATACGAAAATTTTATTGAGGACAGAGGAGGCATTGGACACTTTATGACAGTATGGCACTGCAGGGAAAGGGTGGCACCATTCAGTAAATATGTTGAAATTATcattatccatattt from Ursus arctos isolate Adak ecotype North America unplaced genomic scaffold, UrsArc2.0 scaffold_24, whole genome shotgun sequence encodes the following:
- the LOC113265471 gene encoding keratin, type I cytoskeletal 26, which codes for MSFQLSSGSRRVCSRAGPGWLSGGGPGFGAGNVCRGSGAGSSISCPLGSISSAGGFCNGGGGVCAGFLGNEHGLLSGNEKVTMQNLNDRLASYLDHVRALEEANADLEQKIKAWYEKYGPGSCRGLDHDYTRYFSVIEDLKRQIISVTTCNSSLVLQNDNTRLTAEDFRLKYGNELALYQSVEADINGLHRVMDELTLCTADLEIQFETLSEELAYLKKNHEEEMKVLQCAAGGDVNVEVNAAPGVDLRVLLNNMRAEHEDLAEQNRRDVEVWFNEKSAPLQQQISDDAGAAATARSELTELKRSLQTLEIELQSVVAVKHSYECSLAETEGNYCFQLQQIQDQIGAMEEELQQIRTETEGQKLEYEQLLDIKIFLEKEIETYHKLIDGEERKSKSTCYKFKGRGPIHSENQVKDSKEEIVVKTVVEELDQLGNVLSLRVHSVEEKSSRISNITMEQRVPSKAP